DNA sequence from the Verrucomicrobiota bacterium genome:
GGTGGCGAAACCGGGGGTGAAGGGCGCCAGGGCGACGAAGTAGGCGGCGCAAAGCAGGAGCGTCCAGTATTCGGTGGTCAGTGTTCTTCTGAGGAAGGGAGGCATCGCCGGGGAAGGGCCGGGGGGGGTTGGTTCGTGGTTCGTGGTTTGTTGTTTGTTGTTCGTTGCACGGTCATTCGATGGGTTCGGGAAAACGGCCGATGGATCTGAGGTATGCGTTCAGGCGCGGGGCGATTTCGTCCATCAGCGGCTTGAGTTTATCAATCTGCGTTTTGGTCAGAAGGTCGCGCTTGTAAGCGCGGCGCAGCCAATGCTTGGTCTCGTAGAGCGATCCGCGTGCGGTGCGGACGAAACGTTTGTTGTCGGCGTGACTGCCACGGCCCACACCTTCGCTGATGTTCGCGCCGATGCTGTCCGCCGCCCGCACCATCTGTTTCCCTACCGTGCCCTGCGCGAACGAATCCCACTTGCGCGGAATTTCCCAAACCATATCCGCAATCTTTTCGGACAGTTGGTAAACTTCCAGCCGTTCAAAGTTTGTTTTGGTCATAGGATTGTTCGTTGTTGGTTGTTCGTTGTCAGTTGTGCGTTGCCGACAAGTAACACACGGAACGCTGCGACAACAAACCACGAACCACGAACCACAAACAACAAACAAAGAACCACGAACTACTTCCTAATCTGCGCCCCCCACATCCGCGCCTTCATTTGCTCCATATTGGCCTGAGTGATGACGAAACCCGGGTCGCGAATCAACTCGGGGACCTGCTTCTTCTCGAGCAGGTCAAGGATGGCCTGCACGCTGGCCGACGCCTCGAAGTAAACATCCTGAACCCCGGTCGCGTCGAGAAAGCCGTCCACCATCATTTGCCACGC
Encoded proteins:
- a CDS encoding four helix bundle protein, translated to MTKTNFERLEVYQLSEKIADMVWEIPRKWDSFAQGTVGKQMVRAADSIGANISEGVGRGSHADNKRFVRTARGSLYETKHWLRRAYKRDLLTKTQIDKLKPLMDEIAPRLNAYLRSIGRFPEPIE